A single Sphingobium sp. RAC03 DNA region contains:
- a CDS encoding DsbC family protein produces MFAIDRSGGLRTLARPSSLMLAATILSVAGIALAADVQKPEDKVRLLLKTRLPKTPINAIDCGKITGLCEITAGSNLFYVDGGARYLVIGRVYDMQTRQDITAARLLEINPDMLVGGAAKANAAAATGEPEEESADIRTPATGVRKTSLPSKPAMLSLAGLPREGAIVWGNKAAAETVTVFTDFRCGYCRALTSVLRSMNVRVVERPISVLGSRDVADRVYCARNQEQALHAAYAGEPFKSEASCDTKGLDANEKFAHQHGLSGTPVIVRSDGAVLEGYRPKQFLEAWLKGAKS; encoded by the coding sequence ATGTTCGCAATTGATCGTTCAGGCGGTCTCCGCACTCTGGCGCGGCCGTCAAGCCTCATGCTCGCGGCGACGATATTGAGCGTCGCCGGCATCGCGCTGGCAGCCGACGTTCAAAAGCCCGAGGACAAGGTTCGCCTTTTGCTCAAGACGCGGTTGCCGAAGACCCCGATCAACGCGATCGACTGCGGCAAGATCACCGGGCTCTGCGAAATAACCGCCGGCTCCAACCTGTTCTATGTCGATGGCGGCGCGCGATATCTGGTCATCGGCCGGGTTTACGACATGCAAACGCGGCAGGATATAACGGCCGCGCGCCTGCTCGAGATCAACCCCGACATGCTCGTTGGCGGCGCGGCCAAGGCGAATGCCGCTGCTGCCACGGGCGAGCCGGAGGAGGAATCGGCCGATATCCGGACGCCAGCGACGGGTGTGAGAAAGACGTCGCTTCCGTCGAAGCCGGCGATGCTGTCCCTTGCGGGCCTTCCCAGGGAGGGCGCAATTGTCTGGGGCAACAAGGCCGCGGCCGAAACGGTCACGGTCTTCACCGATTTCCGCTGCGGCTATTGCCGTGCTCTGACGTCCGTGCTGCGCAGCATGAACGTGCGGGTGGTCGAGCGGCCGATCTCGGTCCTAGGCAGCCGCGACGTCGCCGATCGCGTCTATTGCGCCCGGAACCAGGAACAGGCGCTGCACGCCGCATATGCTGGCGAGCCGTTCAAAAGCGAAGCGTCCTGTGACACCAAGGGGCTCGATGCGAACGAGAAGTTCGCACATCAGCATGGCCTTAGCGGGACGCCAGTCATCGTTCGCAGCGACGGCGCGGTGCTCGAGGGCTACCGACCCAAGCAGTTCCTCGAGGCCTGGCTCAAAGGAGCGAAGTCGTGA
- a CDS encoding TraB/VirB10 family protein, with the protein MAFADLFQRKRKALDGEEGGGVSPVANELSANEAVRKKQRLLLAGVAGVGLVASSFWIFGGSEDKTKVADDGVTKVEVSTNDLVNRNLSQQEWMALSENRFQSTENQLKSVSSQQQRMDQLAQQIELLKGQNQSMQADGARVLSAYQAENDQLKRQIADKRTTPPPVPGPGAMYGPSGAQAYQRPDGAPGARLADMGRGSEVKMVSFSTADTGTASKVAKGNTVYTDSINYLPPNSFASAKVIVGVDASAGVNSQTDPLPVVLRVTGPARSVYQNGRLLTTKIEGCLINGAARGDLSSEKVYVKLQKMTCPQPGGRYAVSEVKGFIAFGGKTGVRGRVVSREGSLVTQAFIAGLAGGFGRGFSANANSVFQGTNISTNGKREKLSTGDILEGGFGEGVAQTGDMVSKYLIERAEQYQPVIEMPTGVDVEIVFLEGVYVRN; encoded by the coding sequence ATGGCTTTTGCCGATCTCTTCCAACGCAAGCGCAAAGCCCTCGATGGCGAGGAAGGGGGAGGGGTTTCGCCCGTCGCCAACGAACTGTCGGCCAATGAGGCCGTGCGGAAAAAGCAGCGCCTGTTGCTGGCCGGCGTCGCTGGTGTCGGCCTTGTCGCGTCGTCCTTCTGGATTTTCGGCGGCAGCGAAGACAAGACCAAGGTCGCTGATGATGGTGTCACCAAGGTCGAGGTTTCGACAAATGATCTCGTCAATCGCAATCTCTCCCAACAGGAATGGATGGCGCTTTCCGAGAACCGCTTCCAGTCGACCGAGAACCAGCTCAAGTCGGTCAGCTCGCAGCAACAGCGCATGGACCAGCTGGCTCAGCAGATCGAGCTTCTGAAGGGCCAGAACCAGTCGATGCAGGCCGATGGCGCGCGCGTCCTGTCCGCCTATCAGGCCGAGAACGATCAGCTAAAGCGGCAGATCGCCGACAAGCGCACCACGCCTCCCCCGGTTCCTGGTCCTGGCGCGATGTACGGTCCAAGCGGAGCGCAAGCCTATCAACGCCCCGACGGCGCGCCTGGCGCCCGCCTCGCCGACATGGGGCGGGGGAGCGAGGTCAAGATGGTCAGCTTCTCGACGGCCGATACCGGCACGGCATCGAAGGTGGCCAAGGGCAACACGGTTTATACCGACAGCATCAACTACCTGCCGCCCAACAGCTTCGCGTCGGCGAAGGTCATCGTGGGGGTGGATGCGAGCGCGGGCGTCAACAGCCAGACCGACCCGCTGCCCGTCGTTCTTCGTGTCACCGGGCCTGCGCGGTCGGTCTACCAGAATGGCAGGCTCCTCACGACCAAGATCGAAGGTTGCCTTATCAACGGCGCGGCGCGCGGCGATCTCTCGAGTGAGAAGGTCTACGTCAAGCTGCAGAAGATGACCTGCCCGCAGCCGGGCGGGCGGTATGCCGTCTCCGAGGTCAAGGGATTCATCGCCTTTGGCGGCAAAACCGGGGTTCGCGGCCGTGTCGTATCGCGCGAGGGTTCTCTGGTCACGCAGGCCTTCATCGCGGGTCTCGCCGGGGGCTTCGGTCGCGGCTTCTCGGCCAACGCCAATTCCGTTTTCCAGGGCACCAACATCAGCACCAACGGCAAGCGCGAGAAGCTGTCGACGGGTGATATCCTCGAAGGCGGCTTTGGCGAGGGCGTGGCTCAAACGGGCGACATGGTCTCGAAATATCTGATCGAGCGCGCCGAGCAGTACCAGCCCGTCATCGAGATGCCGACCGGCGTCGACGTCGAAATCGTCTTCTTGGAGGGTGTATATGTTCGCAATTGA
- a CDS encoding type-F conjugative transfer system secretin TraK → MMSVYALGSAVTGAAFLSRTYCHASRFIGASLVGLAVLLMADPAWADQTIMASDSSQVDCTASAKDLTRISLVEDEFASVSKISTGNPQDDFSVVNEPVRGDIYLSVPDGFGRPALSFFATSKRGYVYKFVCRIAGDQAAQVFISNPAIAKEKVAENAAPEKAGPQDAAVELVQAMYSNSVVDGYEMRQRALRPVYVGNLKVQMIAEYRGSDLIGKVLRIENKSDASVELTEATVAPASALAVSIAEPRLAPGKVTTAYLVSQNGR, encoded by the coding sequence ATGATGTCGGTCTATGCCCTTGGCAGCGCCGTGACCGGCGCCGCCTTTCTGTCGCGCACCTATTGCCACGCGAGCCGCTTTATCGGGGCGTCTCTGGTCGGCCTGGCGGTCCTTCTCATGGCGGACCCCGCCTGGGCCGATCAAACGATCATGGCGTCGGACAGCAGTCAGGTCGATTGCACCGCGTCGGCCAAGGACCTGACCCGGATCAGCCTCGTCGAGGATGAGTTCGCGTCCGTGTCGAAGATCTCGACGGGCAATCCGCAGGACGATTTCTCGGTCGTCAACGAGCCGGTGCGAGGCGACATATATCTGTCGGTTCCGGACGGCTTTGGGAGGCCGGCGCTGTCGTTCTTCGCGACCAGCAAGCGCGGTTACGTCTACAAGTTCGTGTGCCGCATCGCCGGCGACCAGGCAGCGCAGGTCTTCATCTCCAATCCAGCGATCGCAAAGGAGAAGGTGGCCGAAAATGCGGCGCCTGAGAAGGCCGGGCCCCAGGATGCCGCCGTCGAGCTCGTCCAGGCCATGTATTCCAACAGCGTCGTTGACGGCTACGAGATGCGGCAGCGCGCGCTGAGGCCCGTCTATGTCGGGAATCTCAAGGTCCAGATGATCGCGGAATATCGCGGGTCTGACCTGATCGGCAAGGTGCTGCGGATCGAGAACAAGAGCGATGCGTCGGTCGAGCTTACCGAGGCGACCGTTGCTCCGGCAAGTGCGCTCGCCGTCTCCATCGCCGAGCCCAGGCTCGCGCCCGGTAAGGTCACCACGGCCTACCTCGTCTCGCAGAACGGGAGGTAA
- a CDS encoding type IV conjugative transfer system protein TraE, translating to MEITYQHAQNQRILKQRNLLVVVAAALASLTAVLFFVTVTRDREIVLQPVLRSPLTVSSAGVSREYLELITRDTAVLTLDRSPQNLEYWMKSVLDITAPGAQGKLKADLMKIVNEQRGSSIAQFFTIQTMEIDPKNLWSTVTGDLHTIVGNKVVSNERRTFRFDWEYSGVSLKLVGFGMVTTGKEKDQ from the coding sequence ATGGAAATCACATATCAGCACGCGCAAAACCAGCGCATCCTCAAGCAGCGCAATCTTCTTGTGGTGGTCGCGGCGGCGCTCGCAAGTCTGACGGCCGTGCTGTTCTTTGTCACCGTCACGCGGGATCGTGAAATCGTCCTGCAGCCGGTCCTTCGTTCTCCGCTCACGGTGAGCAGCGCAGGCGTTTCCCGCGAATATCTCGAGCTGATTACGCGCGACACCGCGGTACTCACGCTCGATCGGAGCCCCCAGAACCTCGAATATTGGATGAAGTCGGTTCTCGACATCACCGCCCCTGGCGCCCAGGGCAAGCTGAAAGCCGATCTCATGAAGATCGTGAATGAGCAGCGCGGGTCATCGATCGCGCAGTTCTTCACTATCCAGACGATGGAGATCGACCCCAAGAATCTGTGGTCCACGGTGACCGGCGATCTCCACACGATTGTCGGCAACAAAGTCGTGTCCAACGAACGCCGGACCTTCCGTTTCGACTGGGAATATTCCGGCGTCTCGCTGAAGCTGGTCGGCTTCGGAATGGTGACGACCGGCAAGGAAAAGGATCAATGA
- the traL gene encoding type IV conjugative transfer system protein TraL: MAADKYVIPSHLDDPELIGLWTLDEFLAMVIPFTWGILSQHILIGMLLAGAGWWGLKKAKAGRAASWLLHMAYWHLPAGFTGMKATPPSYLRLMAG, translated from the coding sequence ATGGCCGCAGACAAGTACGTCATACCGTCTCATCTGGACGATCCCGAGCTGATCGGGCTGTGGACGCTGGATGAATTCCTCGCAATGGTGATCCCATTCACCTGGGGAATCCTGTCTCAGCATATTCTCATTGGCATGTTGCTCGCGGGCGCAGGCTGGTGGGGTCTCAAAAAGGCTAAGGCAGGTCGGGCGGCGTCGTGGCTGCTTCACATGGCTTATTGGCACCTTCCTGCCGGCTTCACCGGCATGAAGGCGACACCACCCTCTTATCTTCGCTTGATGGCAGGGTGA
- a CDS encoding TrbC/VirB2 family protein → MQSVLKHSGRAELAILALAALAFALFLFAGPAFAGADTTFDTALTKFTDFLEGSGGKIITVLSLAGGIVALASGRFSMGQIAIPVGVGVGAGTGIPIVTSTVTATI, encoded by the coding sequence ATGCAGTCTGTCCTGAAACACAGCGGACGCGCGGAGTTGGCCATCCTCGCCCTCGCCGCACTCGCGTTCGCGCTCTTCCTGTTCGCTGGACCGGCATTCGCCGGCGCCGACACCACGTTCGACACGGCCCTGACGAAGTTCACCGACTTCCTCGAGGGTTCGGGCGGCAAGATCATCACCGTCCTGTCCCTCGCAGGTGGCATCGTCGCGCTGGCGTCGGGCCGCTTCTCGATGGGCCAGATCGCGATTCCGGTTGGTGTCGGCGTCGGCGCCGGCACCGGTATTCCGATCGTCACCTCCACGGTGACAGCCACGATCTGA
- a CDS encoding lytic transglycosylase domain-containing protein, whose product MRSYLLCGVAILMGSGTMLQAAPQGRKAVRSVQLISMTGATPAPASPEVPAPDAGRGEETEPSVDNGPVLGEFRVHDLSRRWVEFQMASSFTPRTPSAAQAAVDDDDPFAHVGVAQLGAAPVAGYMIPSVSSMPIPAWMRGGPVFAAAVNRYVPGCTAAGYRPSGFLTADTEYRRQNYYSMMSNIACQYGIPVGLFDAMIIRESRYQSGVYSPKNAFGLTQLMPDTAVGLGVNRYNVADNLRGGAKYLREQLDRFGQYHLALAAYNAGPGRVRNGLVPRIAETQAYVDDILMNWSRLSGLSRVGTVQTPSSPSPSVQRARFGRSATVSTF is encoded by the coding sequence ATGAGGTCTTATCTTCTGTGTGGTGTAGCAATCCTGATGGGCAGCGGGACGATGCTGCAGGCGGCGCCCCAGGGTCGCAAAGCCGTTCGCTCCGTGCAGTTGATCTCGATGACGGGCGCCACGCCAGCACCAGCGTCGCCCGAAGTGCCGGCGCCGGATGCAGGAAGAGGGGAGGAAACCGAGCCGTCGGTCGACAATGGTCCGGTGCTGGGGGAATTTCGTGTGCATGATCTCAGCCGACGATGGGTCGAATTTCAGATGGCCAGCAGCTTCACCCCTCGGACTCCTTCAGCGGCGCAGGCAGCCGTCGACGACGATGATCCGTTCGCGCATGTCGGGGTAGCCCAGCTCGGCGCAGCGCCCGTCGCAGGCTATATGATCCCTTCGGTATCTTCGATGCCGATTCCGGCATGGATGAGGGGCGGGCCGGTGTTTGCGGCCGCAGTTAACCGCTATGTGCCTGGCTGCACCGCCGCCGGCTATCGACCTAGCGGCTTCCTCACGGCCGACACCGAATATCGTCGGCAGAACTACTATTCGATGATGAGCAACATCGCCTGCCAGTACGGCATCCCGGTCGGCCTGTTCGATGCGATGATCATCCGTGAGAGCCGCTATCAATCTGGCGTCTATTCCCCGAAGAACGCCTTCGGCTTGACACAGCTCATGCCGGACACGGCAGTGGGCCTGGGTGTAAATCGCTACAATGTCGCGGATAACCTGCGAGGCGGAGCCAAATATCTGCGCGAGCAGCTTGATCGGTTCGGTCAATACCACTTGGCGCTCGCGGCCTACAACGCGGGACCGGGCAGGGTACGCAATGGCCTCGTACCGCGGATCGCCGAGACCCAGGCCTATGTCGACGATATACTCATGAACTGGTCTCGGTTGAGCGGGCTCTCGAGGGTTGGTACGGTTCAGACACCATCATCGCCTTCGCCGTCGGTCCAGCGCGCGCGCTTCGGGCGTTCGGCCACCGTGTCGACCTTTTGA